A single region of the Bdellovibrio sp. GT3 genome encodes:
- a CDS encoding RecQ family ATP-dependent DNA helicase, translated as MDLHDLLKRNFEFSAFRGEQEAILRKVWADENLLALMPTGMGKSLCFQFPAKIRDGLVIVISPLIALMQDQVLKAKDLDIPATCLNSALTRDERESRQERLAKGDFKLLYVTPERFRKPEFLKAIEGRKIQLLAVDEAHCISQWGHDFRPDYSRVGEFRALLGNPPTIALTATATPEVQKDILSKLNIPDAEIISAGIERPNLALRVHDLYGIDDKIRAIIGLRYQQPGSAIVYCSLIQTLRKISSELSRAGVNHLVYHGDLSPQDRKRNQKAFINEEAPLMLATPAFGLGIDKPNVRLLVHAEIPSALESYFQEVGRAGRDGVESFCHLLYDQDDVSIQMEFLKWSHPEPEFIAKVYDLIEQNRLRVNQEKFDFLREQMNFRNRRDFRPEASVSILERWGCLQKSDDPFPYACVQAPTAEQFAAENGPVILKAQNSKLLEMVRWATQDKECRMNYIYHYFGHKHETPCGKCDICVDSQKQLRQL; from the coding sequence ATGGACCTCCACGATCTCCTGAAAAGGAATTTTGAGTTTAGCGCTTTTCGGGGCGAACAAGAAGCAATTTTGCGTAAAGTATGGGCAGATGAAAACCTGCTCGCATTAATGCCTACAGGAATGGGAAAATCCCTGTGTTTTCAATTCCCCGCAAAGATCCGAGACGGCCTCGTTATTGTCATATCTCCGCTGATTGCCCTGATGCAGGATCAGGTTCTGAAGGCCAAAGATCTGGATATTCCGGCTACTTGCCTGAACTCCGCTTTAACGCGAGATGAGCGTGAGTCTCGCCAGGAGCGACTGGCCAAAGGGGATTTCAAACTTTTATATGTGACGCCGGAGCGTTTTCGCAAACCGGAATTCCTAAAAGCCATCGAAGGCCGCAAAATTCAACTTCTGGCGGTGGACGAAGCTCATTGTATTTCCCAATGGGGACATGATTTCCGCCCTGATTATTCCCGGGTGGGGGAGTTCCGCGCACTTTTGGGCAATCCGCCAACGATTGCCCTGACCGCAACCGCGACACCGGAAGTTCAAAAAGACATTTTATCAAAACTCAACATTCCTGATGCCGAAATCATTTCGGCCGGGATTGAACGACCGAATCTGGCTTTGCGCGTGCATGATCTTTACGGCATCGACGATAAGATTCGCGCGATCATCGGACTTCGTTATCAGCAGCCGGGATCAGCGATTGTATACTGTTCGCTGATTCAAACTTTGCGCAAAATTTCTTCGGAATTAAGTCGTGCTGGCGTCAATCATCTGGTTTATCACGGTGACCTTTCGCCCCAGGATCGTAAGCGCAATCAAAAAGCGTTTATCAATGAAGAAGCACCGTTGATGCTGGCGACACCGGCATTTGGTTTGGGGATTGATAAGCCGAATGTGCGTTTGTTAGTGCACGCGGAAATCCCAAGTGCTTTGGAAAGTTACTTCCAGGAGGTCGGTCGCGCGGGTCGTGATGGCGTCGAGTCGTTCTGTCATCTTTTATATGATCAGGATGATGTCAGTATCCAGATGGAATTCCTAAAATGGTCCCATCCGGAACCTGAGTTCATCGCCAAAGTTTACGACTTGATCGAACAAAATCGACTGCGCGTGAATCAGGAAAAATTTGATTTCTTACGAGAGCAAATGAACTTCCGCAATCGCCGCGATTTCCGTCCCGAAGCCTCTGTCAGTATTTTAGAGCGCTGGGGCTGCTTGCAAAAATCCGACGATCCATTTCCGTATGCCTGCGTGCAAGCACCAACGGCAGAGCAGTTCGCTGCTGAAAATGGCCCGGTGATTTTGAAAGCCCAAAATTCAAAATTGCTCGAGATGGTTCGCTGGGCCACTCAAGATAAAGAATGCCGCATGAATTACATCTATCATTACTTCGGGCACAAGCACGAAACTCCGTGTGGGAAGTGTGATATCTGTGTTGATAGTCAAAAGCAGCTCCGTCAACTTTGA
- a CDS encoding PQQ-dependent sugar dehydrogenase: MTLSLSIQLVAALLTLASVTAFGNTKLPLDKLKMPPGFEISVWATVPNARSIAQAPGGRFFVGNRGEDNVYLVQNGKAQVFAEKLSVPNGVAFKDGKLYVAQVSEILEFNVPEKVTTPQKPVRTLTQKFPTDASHGWKFIRFGPDGKLYVPVGAPCNICDLGTEYGRIYRIDVNGSSKEVVAEGVRNTVGFDWDPVSKDLWFTDNGRDWMGDDSPPDEINHLTKVGEHFGFPYCHGKNILDKEFGKGKDCKNYKAPEAELRAHVAALGMRFYNGKMFPSEYQGGIIYAEHGSWNRSAPQGYMVGFAFIKDGKITTVKPLVEGWLQVGDAWGRPVDVEVMEDGSVLISDDKAGVIYRLSYKAPKGK, from the coding sequence ATGACGTTATCACTTTCAATTCAACTCGTTGCTGCGTTGCTGACTTTGGCATCAGTGACTGCATTTGGAAACACCAAATTACCTCTGGATAAACTAAAAATGCCGCCGGGGTTTGAGATTTCGGTGTGGGCGACGGTGCCTAATGCGCGGTCGATTGCGCAGGCTCCGGGTGGGCGGTTTTTTGTTGGGAATCGTGGCGAAGACAATGTCTACCTGGTTCAAAATGGCAAAGCCCAGGTGTTCGCTGAAAAGCTCAGTGTGCCGAATGGCGTGGCCTTCAAAGATGGAAAACTGTATGTGGCGCAGGTTTCGGAAATTCTGGAATTCAATGTTCCCGAAAAAGTCACAACACCACAAAAACCCGTCAGAACATTGACACAAAAATTTCCCACTGACGCCAGTCACGGTTGGAAGTTCATTCGCTTCGGTCCCGATGGAAAGCTGTATGTCCCGGTCGGGGCTCCTTGTAATATCTGTGATTTGGGCACCGAGTACGGGCGCATCTATCGCATCGATGTGAATGGCTCATCCAAGGAAGTCGTGGCCGAAGGTGTGCGCAACACGGTGGGCTTTGATTGGGATCCGGTCAGCAAAGATCTGTGGTTTACAGATAACGGTCGTGATTGGATGGGGGATGATTCGCCTCCAGACGAAATCAATCATCTGACCAAAGTGGGTGAGCATTTTGGCTTTCCGTACTGCCATGGCAAAAATATTCTGGATAAAGAATTCGGCAAGGGTAAAGACTGCAAGAACTATAAAGCCCCCGAGGCCGAGTTAAGAGCCCATGTAGCAGCGTTGGGAATGCGTTTTTATAACGGGAAAATGTTTCCTTCCGAGTACCAAGGCGGTATCATTTATGCTGAGCATGGCTCGTGGAATCGCAGTGCCCCCCAAGGTTATATGGTGGGATTTGCTTTCATCAAAGACGGCAAAATCACGACGGTAAAACCCTTGGTTGAGGGCTGGTTGCAAGTCGGCGATGCTTGGGGACGCCCGGTGGATGTCGAAGTGATGGAAGACGGTTCCGTCCTGATTTCTGACGACAAGGCCGGAGTCATTTATCGTCTTAGTTACAAGGCGCCAAAAGGAAAGTAA
- the aat gene encoding leucyl/phenylalanyl-tRNA--protein transferase — protein sequence MLKYHSSVDFPDPRDTMAEGILAVGGTLDVGTLYTAYSKGIFPWPQVGFPMLWFSPEKRGVLFFDEFRAPESLQRFRRKNPQITFTANKDFDHVMDECARQMRPGQDGTWILPVMKRAYHEFNKAGFCLSIEVRENNVLIGGIYGVLVEGVFSGESMFYRKPNASKLALWYLVEYLGAQGHGWIDVQMVTPVVAQMGGRLIDREEYLQMLEERHAQSAVVP from the coding sequence TTGTTGAAGTATCATTCCTCTGTTGATTTTCCAGATCCCCGCGACACGATGGCCGAAGGTATATTGGCCGTCGGGGGGACCTTGGATGTGGGGACGTTGTATACCGCTTACTCCAAAGGGATCTTCCCTTGGCCCCAGGTGGGCTTTCCGATGTTGTGGTTTTCCCCTGAAAAGCGGGGAGTTTTGTTTTTTGATGAGTTTCGTGCTCCGGAAAGTCTGCAAAGATTTCGTCGCAAAAATCCACAAATTACGTTTACAGCTAACAAAGACTTCGATCACGTGATGGACGAGTGTGCCCGGCAAATGCGTCCCGGTCAGGATGGCACATGGATCCTGCCGGTCATGAAGCGTGCTTATCACGAATTCAACAAAGCCGGCTTTTGTCTGTCCATCGAGGTTCGTGAAAATAATGTTCTTATCGGTGGCATCTACGGAGTGCTGGTCGAAGGTGTTTTCAGTGGTGAAAGCATGTTTTATCGTAAGCCCAACGCCTCAAAGCTCGCTCTGTGGTATTTGGTGGAGTATTTGGGCGCACAGGGCCACGGTTGGATTGATGTACAGATGGTTACGCCCGTCGTCGCGCAAATGGGCGGCCGATTGATTGATCGTGAGGAATACCTGCAAATGCTTGAAGAACGCCATGCCCAATCGGCGGTTGTGCCCTGA
- the abc-f gene encoding ribosomal protection-like ABC-F family protein has translation MPLLSTYKLEKSFAGKTLFKNVSLGIDEGDRVGLVGPNGAGKSTLLKIISGRMKPDGGEVTMNKGLKIGFLDQTPLFEPGVNILDAIMGDADYNEHIGPAYEWLARLELSQFGESFLVEDLSGGWRKRVALARELVRSPQLLLLDEPTNHLDVTSIMWLEEFLAKAQFATLIITHDRLFLQRVTNKIFDLDPKNPNYLFAIPGDYSNYVEAKELMMAGQEAKELTMKNTLRRETEWLRRGAKARQTKQKARIERAGDLKSDVQDLSAKNANRTVKIEFKDTERNPQKLMELIHVTKAYDGRVLFKDFSYLVTPKTRMALLGDNGSGKSTLIRILLGEEKPDMGEVKQSERLKVAYFEQNRQTINPKVSVLKNICPDGDYVHYQGSYVFARSYLERFQFNRQQMDMPAEKLSGGEQARLRIAQLMLNEAQVLVLDEPTNDLDVQTLAVLEESLRDFGGAVILVTHDRYFMDQVAKEIIAIHKDPEGNTSMERFAGFLQWEEWYEDQKELEAAKKNEEKQEAKAAAGGKAKKLSFKEKFELENMEANIAVLEEKLQAAQTQSMLPDFASNPKKIQELYNEIASTQAEIERLYARWSELEGKS, from the coding sequence ATGCCATTACTAAGTACTTATAAGCTTGAAAAGTCATTTGCGGGAAAAACTCTGTTTAAAAACGTCAGTCTGGGGATTGATGAAGGCGACCGCGTGGGTCTGGTGGGACCAAATGGTGCCGGTAAATCGACTCTGCTAAAAATTATCTCTGGTCGTATGAAGCCCGATGGTGGCGAAGTGACCATGAACAAAGGTTTGAAAATTGGTTTTTTAGATCAGACTCCGTTGTTTGAACCCGGCGTGAATATCCTGGATGCGATCATGGGCGATGCTGACTATAACGAACATATCGGACCGGCTTATGAGTGGCTGGCTCGGTTGGAGCTTTCCCAATTTGGAGAATCTTTCCTGGTGGAGGATCTTTCCGGTGGCTGGAGAAAGCGTGTGGCCCTGGCTCGTGAGTTGGTGCGTTCGCCGCAGTTGTTGTTGCTGGATGAGCCGACGAATCACTTGGATGTGACCAGCATCATGTGGCTCGAGGAGTTTTTGGCCAAAGCACAGTTTGCGACTTTGATCATAACGCATGACCGCTTGTTCTTGCAGCGTGTGACCAATAAAATTTTCGATCTGGATCCAAAAAATCCCAATTACTTGTTCGCGATTCCCGGAGACTACTCCAATTACGTGGAGGCCAAGGAATTGATGATGGCTGGACAAGAGGCCAAAGAGCTGACCATGAAGAACACGCTTCGTCGCGAGACCGAGTGGCTTCGTCGTGGTGCAAAAGCTCGTCAGACAAAACAAAAGGCCCGCATCGAGCGCGCGGGGGATTTGAAAAGTGACGTGCAGGATTTGTCGGCAAAAAATGCCAATCGCACGGTTAAAATTGAATTCAAAGATACCGAACGCAATCCACAAAAATTGATGGAACTTATTCACGTGACAAAAGCCTACGATGGTCGCGTGCTGTTTAAGGATTTTTCTTATTTGGTGACGCCAAAAACGCGCATGGCTTTGTTGGGTGATAACGGTTCCGGTAAATCCACTTTGATTCGCATTTTACTGGGCGAAGAAAAGCCGGACATGGGCGAAGTAAAACAATCAGAGCGTCTGAAAGTTGCTTACTTTGAACAAAACCGTCAGACCATCAATCCTAAAGTTTCAGTTCTAAAAAATATTTGCCCGGATGGCGACTACGTTCACTATCAAGGCAGTTACGTGTTTGCGCGCAGTTATCTGGAGCGCTTTCAGTTCAACCGTCAGCAAATGGATATGCCGGCTGAAAAACTTTCCGGTGGGGAGCAAGCGCGGTTGCGTATTGCCCAACTGATGCTGAATGAAGCCCAAGTTCTGGTACTGGATGAGCCCACCAATGACCTGGACGTACAGACGCTGGCGGTGTTGGAAGAATCCCTGCGCGACTTCGGTGGTGCGGTGATTTTAGTAACCCATGACCGTTACTTCATGGACCAAGTTGCGAAAGAAATTATCGCGATTCATAAAGACCCTGAAGGCAACACTTCCATGGAGCGTTTTGCCGGCTTCCTTCAATGGGAAGAATGGTACGAGGATCAAAAGGAACTTGAGGCCGCGAAGAAGAACGAAGAAAAGCAGGAGGCCAAAGCGGCCGCCGGTGGTAAAGCCAAAAAGTTAAGTTTTAAAGAAAAGTTCGAGCTGGAAAATATGGAAGCAAATATTGCAGTGTTGGAGGAAAAGCTTCAGGCTGCGCAAACACAAAGTATGCTTCCAGACTTTGCCAGCAACCCTAAAAAGATCCAAGAGTTATATAATGAAATTGCGAGCACTCAGGCCGAGATCGAGCGTCTATATGCCCGCTGGAGTGAATTGGAAGGTAAGTCCTAA
- the selD gene encoding selenide, water dikinase SelD gives MQTDSIALTQTVQKGGCAAKVAASELRKILQKVTFPKSHAALMVDGGLFDDAAIYKVTDEIAMVQTLDFFTPIVDTPKLFGRIAAANALSDVYAMGGLPKTAMGILAFPVATMPDSVIVEVMQGASDVIAEAGANFVGGHSIDDDTLKFGLSVTGFVNPQKVWSNDKAKPGDALILTKALGTGTMTAALKRREATEGDISEATASMGTLNNILDYLSENSKNAINAATDITGFAFSGHSMQLAKASEVSLKVNFDRLPIFNNVMAFLEKGFLTKAHRTNAQYTENDVNFGALSSLQKTVLHDPQTSGGLLLSVHPDQAEALIGEIKSKFVHASIIGEVAAPSAARVSFV, from the coding sequence ATGCAAACTGATTCTATTGCTCTGACCCAGACAGTACAAAAAGGTGGATGCGCAGCCAAAGTTGCCGCATCCGAACTTCGTAAAATCCTTCAAAAAGTAACATTTCCAAAATCACACGCTGCCTTGATGGTGGACGGTGGATTGTTTGACGATGCTGCCATCTATAAAGTCACCGATGAAATTGCCATGGTGCAGACATTGGATTTCTTTACTCCGATTGTCGACACGCCCAAATTGTTTGGACGAATTGCCGCCGCCAATGCACTGAGCGACGTATATGCGATGGGTGGCTTGCCTAAGACGGCCATGGGGATACTGGCATTTCCTGTTGCGACGATGCCTGATTCGGTCATTGTTGAAGTCATGCAGGGCGCCAGTGATGTAATCGCTGAAGCCGGTGCCAATTTTGTGGGTGGACATTCCATTGATGATGACACTTTGAAATTTGGTTTGTCAGTGACGGGCTTTGTGAATCCCCAAAAAGTTTGGTCCAATGATAAAGCGAAACCGGGGGACGCGCTTATCCTGACGAAGGCTCTGGGCACCGGCACGATGACTGCCGCATTGAAGCGTCGGGAAGCCACTGAAGGCGATATTTCCGAAGCCACAGCCAGCATGGGGACTTTAAATAATATTCTGGATTATTTAAGCGAAAACTCAAAAAATGCCATTAATGCCGCGACCGATATCACGGGATTTGCTTTTTCAGGACACAGCATGCAGTTGGCCAAGGCCAGTGAAGTCAGCTTGAAGGTCAACTTCGACAGGCTACCGATATTCAATAATGTCATGGCTTTTTTAGAAAAAGGTTTTTTGACGAAAGCTCATCGCACGAATGCGCAATACACCGAAAATGACGTCAACTTCGGCGCATTGTCTTCATTGCAAAAAACCGTATTGCACGACCCACAGACCAGCGGGGGGTTGTTGTTGTCAGTGCATCCTGATCAGGCAGAGGCTTTGATTGGCGAAATTAAATCCAAATTTGTCCATGCCAGTATCATCGGAGAAGTCGCGGCACCTTCTGCCGCAAGAGTTTCATTTGTCTAG
- the mnmH gene encoding tRNA 2-selenouridine(34) synthase MnmH, with the protein MPVSSEKSRHLLPQEFHLSRIATSELRKLFLDKTPLVDVRAPVEFSEGSLPGAVNLPIMDDVQRAAVGTTYKREGREAALALGHQLVSGEVKESRLQRWAAFIRENPDTVLFCFRGGLRSRITQTWLSEMGVNRPLIEGGYKVARQFLREAVDQSSQKPLLILSGPTGSAKTKVLNQAKSFYPSIDMESLAHHRGSAFGATASPQPTQIDFENSLAVDFLRLTSVASTTGILLEDESRLIGRCAVPENLFNQMRASALVYLEEPFEQRVENIFNDYVAGTAIGKRDVEAALGEFTKFKNAVKTISRKLGGLRAQEILNDLEFCEQDYLKHQKLDQNRVWIEKLLRYYYDPAYSQSFAKRNPKVLMRGRGEAVLSYIQNLK; encoded by the coding sequence ATGCCAGTATCATCGGAGAAGTCGCGGCACCTTCTGCCGCAAGAGTTTCATTTGTCTAGGATTGCGACGTCAGAACTTAGGAAATTGTTTCTTGATAAGACACCATTGGTGGATGTCAGAGCTCCCGTGGAGTTTTCTGAAGGATCATTGCCCGGCGCCGTGAACCTGCCGATTATGGATGATGTTCAACGGGCCGCCGTCGGTACCACATATAAACGGGAAGGTCGGGAAGCAGCATTAGCTTTGGGACATCAGTTGGTATCTGGCGAAGTAAAAGAATCCCGTCTTCAACGTTGGGCCGCCTTTATTCGTGAAAACCCGGATACCGTGTTGTTCTGCTTTCGCGGGGGTCTAAGATCAAGGATTACGCAGACCTGGCTATCAGAAATGGGTGTCAATCGGCCTCTTATTGAAGGCGGTTACAAGGTCGCCCGGCAATTTCTTCGCGAGGCGGTGGACCAGAGCTCGCAAAAGCCTTTGTTAATTCTTTCTGGTCCTACTGGCAGCGCAAAAACAAAAGTTCTGAATCAGGCGAAAAGCTTTTATCCGTCGATTGATATGGAATCATTGGCCCATCATCGTGGATCTGCGTTTGGCGCGACGGCCAGCCCGCAGCCCACACAGATTGATTTTGAAAATTCGCTAGCCGTTGATTTCTTAAGACTGACATCCGTGGCATCAACCACCGGAATATTGCTTGAAGACGAAAGCCGTCTGATTGGTCGTTGTGCAGTTCCAGAGAATTTATTTAACCAGATGCGGGCGTCTGCTTTGGTCTATCTGGAAGAGCCGTTTGAACAACGGGTGGAGAACATATTCAATGACTATGTTGCTGGCACTGCCATTGGCAAGCGGGACGTGGAAGCTGCGCTAGGTGAATTTACAAAGTTTAAAAACGCTGTGAAGACAATATCCCGCAAACTGGGTGGACTTAGAGCCCAGGAAATACTGAATGATCTTGAGTTCTGTGAGCAAGACTATCTAAAACACCAAAAGTTGGATCAGAATCGTGTCTGGATTGAAAAACTCTTGCGATACTATTACGACCCGGCTTATTCGCAAAGCTTTGCCAAACGAAACCCTAAGGTATTAATGCGAGGACGAGGCGAAGCGGTCCTAAGCTACATCCAGAATCTTAAATAA